Proteins encoded together in one Rana temporaria chromosome 6, aRanTem1.1, whole genome shotgun sequence window:
- the MAPK7 gene encoding mitogen-activated protein kinase 7: MGGVGLPRFLETGHASLRSLLFPPTLGVLPASDWRRRLDSGDSGPALRSPPNIRVLRRLGRWAAMAEKNPEDPAQDRDPSKLEASHCTSTAAKNLAILKERSFDITFDVGDEYEIIETIGTGAYGVVSSARRKGSGQKVAIKKIPNAFDVVTHAKRTLRELKILKHFKHDNVIAIKDILKPSVPYSEFKSVYVVLDLMESDLHQIIHSSQPLTLEHARYFLYQLLRGLKYIHSANVLHRDLKPSNLLINENCELKVGDFGMARGLCTKPDEYKYFMTEYVATRWYRAPELMLSLHEYTQAIDMWSVGCIFAEMLGRKQIFPGKNYIHQLQLIMTVLGTPSSQVIRAIGAERVRAYIQSLPSRQPVPWTSLYPQGDRKSLDLLSKMLRFDPRERISVCEALRHPFLSKYHDPDDEPECVPAFDFDFDKQILTKEKIKEAIVAEIDGFHQRREGIRRQISFKPVLKPADEGPVSDHVIRSDDFQSPPLPPPPQGFDVDMPSANSARERGDFPMESPRAPVKPETIDLTSPSEIEDIVPTRESTEVKEEAPVIKTDPEPVPKREGAISDDTKAALKAALLKSALRNKSKDAPSSIPETPELKKPITAQERQREREEKRRRRQERAREKEKKQKEKERREKADGFGGLILSENDKNLLERWTRMIDHTQQQPLPQQAPPPTNPTPTVPKPAPCPDMGTMTPPLPQQTVFGMANLNPVPEVRCQQNGTISAPVVAPNIQFIPRCLNPCPVPNLLHYVPPTPAPFQIAPVVLAPQVKPVAPPIASQLPPDVKFLSSGHVLPGAFSAQARINPTWSRGGHQESWPAADAGDGKRNSVTVDPALFLRNPTDIAQPTQVPGITFPGGVDCRLQEEPKPQDLIPLRPTTFNAADPSTSTSPDINLVTQQFSKSQVEDVLPPVFSVTPKGSGAGYGLGFDLEEFLNQSFDMASESRESLVDSAPLSASLLADWLEVHRMNPADLTALQEDLQLGSPMILSDIPDLQDS; encoded by the exons ATGGGCGGGGTCGGCCTCCCCCGTTTCCTAGAGACAGGACACGCCTCCCTacgctctctcctcttccctccgaCGCTCGGCGTTCTCCCCGCCTCTGATTGGCGGAGGCGCTTGGACAGCGGTGACTCTGGCCCCGCCCTCCGCTCTCCGCCGAACATCCGGGTCCTGCGGCGGCTCGGCCGCTGG GCAGCCATGGCGGAGAAGAATCCTGAAGATCCTGCGCAGGACAGGGATCCGTCCAAACTGGAAGCGTCTCACTGCACGTCCACCGCGGCCAAGAACCTCGCCATCCTGAAAGAGCGCTCCTTCGACATTACCTTCGACGTGGGAGACGAATACGAGATCATCGAGACCATCGGCACTGGAGCTTACGGCGTGGTGTCGTCCGCTCGCAGGAAGGGCTCTG GTCAGAAGGTCGCCATTAAGAAGATCCCCAACGCCTTCGATGTGGTGACGCACGCCAAGCGGACGTTACGAGAACTGAAGATTCTGAAGCACTTCAAACACGACAACGTCATCGCCATCAAAGACATCCTGAAGCCCTCGGTGCCGTACTCCGAGTTCAAATCTGT ATACGTGGTGCTGGATCTCATGGAGAGTGATCTTCACCAGATCATCCACTCCTCGCAGCCGCTGACGTTGGAACACGCCCGGTACTTCCTGTACCAGCTGCTGAGGGGTCTAAAATACATCCACTCGGCAAACGTTCTCCACCGCGACCTGAAGCCAAGTAACCTTCTGATCAATGAGAACTGTGAGCTGAAGGTTGGCGACTTCGGCATGGCCCGAGGACTTTGCACCAAGCCCGACGAGTACAAATACTTCATGACGGAGTACGTGGCCACCCGCTGGTACCGCGCCCCGGAGCTCATGCTGTCGCTCCACGAGTACACTCAGGCCATCGACATGTGGTCCGTGGGCTGCATCTTTGCCGAAATGCTGGGCCGCAAACAGATCTTCCCCGGCAAGAACTATATCCACCAGCTTCAGCTCATCATGACGGTGCTTGGAACGCCCTCCAGCCAGGTGATCCGCGCCATCGGGGCGGAGAGGGTCCGAGCCTACATCCAGAGCTTGCCCTCTCGCCAGCCGGTACCCTGGACGAGCCTGTACCCTCAAGGAGACAGGAAGTCCTTGGATCTGCTCTCCAAAATGTTGAGGTTTGACCCGCGTGAGCGCATATCCGTGTGCGAAGCCCTGCGGCACCCTTTCCTATCCAAGTACCACGACCCGGACGACGAGCCGGAATGTGTGCCAGCGTTCGACTTTGACTTTGACAAGCAGATCCTGACCAAAGAGAAGATCAAAGAGGCCATCGTGGCGGAGATAGACGGCTTCCACCAGAGGAGAGAGGGCATCCGACGGCAGATCAGCTTCAAACCCGTCCTGAAACCAGCAGATGAGGGCCCGGTGAGCGACCACGTCATTCGCTCAGATGACTTCCAGTCACCGCCGCTCCCGCCGCCCCCTCAAGGGTTTGATGTGGATATGCCAAGTGCCAACTCTGCCAGGGAAAGAGGTGATTTCCCCATGGAGTCGCCACGAGCGCCCGTCAAGCCGGAGACCATCGACCTGACCTCTCCCTCGGAGATTGAAGATATTGTGCCAACGAGAGAAAGTACGGAGGTGAAAGAGGAGGCGCCAGTGATTAAGACTGATCCCGAGCCAGTGCCAAAGAGAGAGGGCGCCATTTCTGACGACACCAAGGCGGCGCTGAAAGCTGCTCTGCTGAAGTCGGCCCTGCGCAACAAATCCAAAG ACGCCCCCAGTTCCATTCCTGAGACCCCGGAATTAAAGAAGCCAATCACGGCACAGGAGCGACAGCGtgaaagggaggagaagaggaggcggCGTCAGGAGCGCGCCCGGGAGAAGGAAAAGAAGCAGAAAGAGAAGGAGCGGCGTGAGAAAGCGGACGGATTCGGCGGGTTGATTTTGAGCGAAAATGACAAGAACCTTTTGGAGCGGTGGACGCGGATGATCGACCACACGCAGCAACAGCCGCTTCCCCAGCAGGCCCCGCCTCCCACCAACCCAACGCCAACCGTGCCAAAACCAGCTCCCTGTCCAGACATGGGCACCATGACTCCGCCCCTTCCCCAACAGACAGTGTTTGGCATGGCCAATCTCAATCCAGTTCCTGAGGTCCGATGCCAGCAGAACGGAACCATCTCGGCTCCCGTTGTCGCACCAAATATCCAGTTTATTCCAAGGTGCCTGAACCCCTGCCCTGTGCCCAACCTGCTCCATTATGTGCCACCCACCCCAGCACCCTTCCAGATTGCCCCTGTGGTGCTGGCTCCCCAAGTGAAGCCGGTGGCTCCTCCAATCGCCAGCCAGCTTCCCCCAGATGTCAAATTTCTTTCCAGCGGGCACgttctgcccggggctttctctGCTCAGGCCAGAATCAACCCAACATGGAGCAGAGGAGGGCACCAGGAAAGCTGGCCAGCGGCCGACGCGGGAGACGGGAAGCGGAATTCCGTCACTGTGGATCCAGCGCTCTTCCTACGCAACCCCACTGACATCGCGCAACCGACGCAAGTCCCCGGAATAACGTTCCCCGGTGGGGTGGATTGTCGCCTTCAAGAGGAGCCCAAACCCCAAGATCTGATACCTCTCCGACCCACCACCTTCAACGCAGCCGAcccctccacctccacctctccaGATATCAACCTGGTGACCCAACAGTTCTCAAAGTCTCAG GTGGAGGATGTCCTGCCCCCCGTCTTCTCTGTCACACCAAAAGGAAGTGGCGCTGGGTACGGATTGGGCTTCGATCTTGAGGAGTTTCTGAACCAGTCCTTCGATATGGCATCGGAGAGCCGCGAGAG CCTGGTAGACTCCGCCCCTCTTTCAGCATCACTCTTAGCCGATTGGCTGGAGGTTCATCGCATGAATCCCGCAGACCTGACCGCCCTCCAGGAAGACCTGCAGCTGGGATCTCCCATGATCCTCTCCGACATTCCCGACCTCCAAGACAGCTGA